A DNA window from Camelina sativa cultivar DH55 chromosome 13, Cs, whole genome shotgun sequence contains the following coding sequences:
- the LOC104736485 gene encoding uncharacterized protein LOC104736485: protein MEVFGKSPMVTSAPNVIYLSAILGRDCDGPNHGHKCDWKCENEIVCGNMYRCKLTGLTHVCDKNCNQRILYDNHSSLCRASGRVFPLSSVEEQAVRGVRRKLDAESHPSESCSFKRRRRDAQFHASPFERSFSAVSPICSPAGDGMELS from the coding sequence ATGGAGGTATTTGGAAAATCTCCCATGGTTACATCTGCACCCAATGTTATTTACTTGTCTGCAATTCTGGGTCGCGATTGCGATGGACCCAACCATGGTCACAAATGTGACTGGAAATGTGAGAATGAGATTGTTTGTGGGAATATGTACCGCTGCAAACTAACTGGCCTGACTCATGTCTGCGACAAGAACTGTAACCAGAGGATTCTCTATGATAACCATAGCTCTCTGTGCCGTGCTAGCGGCCGGGTTTTCCCTCTCTCGTCGGTTGAGGAGCAGGCTGTGAGAGGTGTTCGGAGGAAGCTCGATGCGGAGAGTCATCCTTCTGAGAGCTGTTCGTTTAAGCGTCGTCGTCGTGATGCCCAGTTCCATGCTTCTCCTTTCGAGAGGTCTTTCTCTGCTGTGAGCCCCATCTGCAGCCCAGCTGGAGACGGGATGGAGTTGAGTTAG
- the LOC104736490 gene encoding pathogenesis-related protein 5 isoform X1: MGKSPMVHMAVLFYVSVLFSVSYASTFVITNNCPFTIWPGTLAGSGTQALPTTGFRLDVGQSVRIPSALGWSGRIWARTGCNFDANGMGKCMTGDCGGKLECAGNGAAPPTSLFEITLGHGSDDKDFYDISLVDGYNLPIVALPTGGGLVGACNATGCVADVNNSCPKELQVMGEEEEQRGGVVACKSACEAFGLDQYCCSGQFANPTTCRPSLYSSIFKRACPRAYSYAFDDGTSTFTCQASEYAIIFCPGRVKRPDSQSSDPPSPPQNQFGQPMAPPPQNPYGQPMAPPTYDQPMAPPTQNQYNQPVVAPPTQNQYSPPIAPLTQNPPGPNEESMAPPPQNQNGNGQFMPPPTVNQVPNDQYMNPPIEDQSQRETRSSSDILRPFPVLLLLGFSLTALRHSGMT, from the exons ATGGGAAAATCACCAATGGTTCACATGGctgttcttttttatgtttctgtACTGTTCTCTGTTTCTTATGCCTCCACGTTTGTTATCACAAATAATTGTCCCTTTACTATATGGCCCGGAACTCTTGCAGGCTCTGGCACCCAGGCACTACCCACGACGGGGTTCAGGCTTGATGTGGGACAGTCTGTTAGAATTCCTTCGGCTCTAGGCTGGTCAGGTCGGATATGGGCTAGGACTGGTTGCAACTTTGATGCTAATGGCATGGGAAAATGTATGACCGGAGACTGCGGTGGGAAGCTGGAGTGCGCCGGTAATGGTGCTGCTCCGCCAACATCACTTTTTGAGATCACACTTGGTCACGGTTCTGATGACAAAGATTTCTACGATATCAGTCTCGTTGATGGGTATAACCTTCCCATAGTTGCTCTCCCAACCGGTGGTGGGCTGGTTGGAGCTTGTAATGCTACAGGATGTGTTGCTGATGTCAACAATAGCTGTCCAAAGGAGCTTCAAGTGatgggagaggaagaggaacagAGAGGAGGAGTTGTTGCATGCAAGAGCGCTTGTGAGGCCTTTGGGTTGGACCAGTACTGTTGCAGCGGTCAATTTGCTAACCCGACCACATGCCGACCATCTTTGTACTCTTCCATCTTCAAGAGAGCCTGTCCCAGAGCTTATAGCTATGCCTTTGATGATGGAACCAGTACTTTCACTTGCCAGGCTTCTGAGTATGCCATTATCTTCTGCCCAGGCAG GGTAAAAAGACCAGACAGCCAGAGTTCGGATCCTCCCAGCCCGCCTCAGAATCAGTTTGGGCAACCTATGGCTCCTCCACCTCAGAATCCGTACGGTCAACCTATGGCTCCACCAACATATGACCAACCAATGGCTCCTCCCACTCAGAATCAATACAATCAACCTGTGGTGGCTCCACCGACTCAAAATCAGTACAGTCCACCTATCGCGCCTCTCACTCAGAACCCACCTGGACCAAACGAGGAATCAATGGCTCCCCCACCTCAGAATCAAAATGGGAATGGGCAGTTCATGCCTCCTCCCACAGTGAACCAAGTTCCAAACGACCAGTATATGAATCCCCCAATTGAGGATCAGAGTCAAAGAGAGACTCGATCCTCATCCGATATACTTCGACCTTTTCCAGTCTTGTTGCTTCTTGGTTTCAGTCTAACTGCTTTGAGGCATTCAGGCATGACATGA
- the LOC104736490 gene encoding uncharacterized protein LOC104736490 isoform X2: protein MGKCMTGDCGGKLECAGNGAAPPTSLFEITLGHGSDDKDFYDISLVDGYNLPIVALPTGGGLVGACNATGCVADVNNSCPKELQVMGEEEEQRGGVVACKSACEAFGLDQYCCSGQFANPTTCRPSLYSSIFKRACPRAYSYAFDDGTSTFTCQASEYAIIFCPGRVKRPDSQSSDPPSPPQNQFGQPMAPPPQNPYGQPMAPPTYDQPMAPPTQNQYNQPVVAPPTQNQYSPPIAPLTQNPPGPNEESMAPPPQNQNGNGQFMPPPTVNQVPNDQYMNPPIEDQSQRETRSSSDILRPFPVLLLLGFSLTALRHSGMT, encoded by the exons ATGGGAAAATGTATGACCGGAGACTGCGGTGGGAAGCTGGAGTGCGCCGGTAATGGTGCTGCTCCGCCAACATCACTTTTTGAGATCACACTTGGTCACGGTTCTGATGACAAAGATTTCTACGATATCAGTCTCGTTGATGGGTATAACCTTCCCATAGTTGCTCTCCCAACCGGTGGTGGGCTGGTTGGAGCTTGTAATGCTACAGGATGTGTTGCTGATGTCAACAATAGCTGTCCAAAGGAGCTTCAAGTGatgggagaggaagaggaacagAGAGGAGGAGTTGTTGCATGCAAGAGCGCTTGTGAGGCCTTTGGGTTGGACCAGTACTGTTGCAGCGGTCAATTTGCTAACCCGACCACATGCCGACCATCTTTGTACTCTTCCATCTTCAAGAGAGCCTGTCCCAGAGCTTATAGCTATGCCTTTGATGATGGAACCAGTACTTTCACTTGCCAGGCTTCTGAGTATGCCATTATCTTCTGCCCAGGCAG GGTAAAAAGACCAGACAGCCAGAGTTCGGATCCTCCCAGCCCGCCTCAGAATCAGTTTGGGCAACCTATGGCTCCTCCACCTCAGAATCCGTACGGTCAACCTATGGCTCCACCAACATATGACCAACCAATGGCTCCTCCCACTCAGAATCAATACAATCAACCTGTGGTGGCTCCACCGACTCAAAATCAGTACAGTCCACCTATCGCGCCTCTCACTCAGAACCCACCTGGACCAAACGAGGAATCAATGGCTCCCCCACCTCAGAATCAAAATGGGAATGGGCAGTTCATGCCTCCTCCCACAGTGAACCAAGTTCCAAACGACCAGTATATGAATCCCCCAATTGAGGATCAGAGTCAAAGAGAGACTCGATCCTCATCCGATATACTTCGACCTTTTCCAGTCTTGTTGCTTCTTGGTTTCAGTCTAACTGCTTTGAGGCATTCAGGCATGACATGA
- the LOC104736489 gene encoding DNA-binding protein BIN4-like isoform X2 — translation MSSSPREGSPDWLRSYEAPKITSSLSLSSSLSKSSPDDSPFRESEVLSSLAVPDDCDDILILEKESVESSSSRKKSKTKVVTKQVSIEQVFSRKKKADDSLNLEGKQNGNKVEGENFPSKHKDAQQGQNDSVLLLSSDSEPSSSSPIKQEVTVPTEKDEDFVYEAKEGEPVLKKAPKEKSPKTKPKSSRKTSKIENSSEGILKSEDKDTDTDAIIAEEVTTDKNIKPSGSSSRLPLVLSEKVNRTKVLVECEGDSIDLSGDMGAVGRVVVSDTTGDMYMDLKGTIYKSTIIPSRTFCVVNVGQTEAKIEAIMNDFIQLTPQSNVYEAETMVEGTLEGFSFESDDENNKNTKNASKPADQSGGAEEETNTKAKTKAKAKGETVLGKKRGRPSKEKQTPAKKAKTSAPKKPKTKK, via the exons ATGAGCAGCAGCCCCAGAGAGGGATCTCCCGATTGGCTTCGCTCTTACGAG GCACCTAAAATTACATCATCGTTgtcactatcatcatcattgtctAAATCATCTCCAGATGATAGTCCTTTTAGGGAATCTGAAGTCCTTTCGTCTCTTGCTGTGCCTGATGACTGTGATGACATTTTGATTCTTGAGAAAGAATCTGTGGAGTCTTCTTCGTCTAGGAAGAAATCCAAAACGAAGGTTGTGACGAAGCAAGTGAGTATCGAGCAAGTGTTTTCtaggaagaagaaagcagatGATAGTCTCAACCTTGAAG GGAAGCAGAATGGAAACAAAGTTGAAGGTGAAAATTTCCCTAGCAAGCATAAGGATGCTCAA CAGGGACAAAATGATTCTGTGTTGCTTCTCTCATCTGATTCTGAACCATCCTCCAGTAGTCCGATAAAGCAGGAAGTAACGGTGCCAACTGAAAAGGATGAGGATTTTGTTTATGAAGCTAAAGAGGGAGAACCTGTACTTAAGAAAGCTCCAAAGGaaaaatctccaaaaacaaAGCCTAAAAGTAGTCGCAAAACATCCAAGATTGAAAATAGTTCAGAAGGAATTTTGAAAAGTGAAG ATAAAGATACAGATACAGATGCCATAATAGCCGAGGAAGTAACAACGGATAAGAATATCAAGCCTTCT GGTTCAAGTTCAAGATTACCTTTGGTACTTTCTGAGAAGGTGAATCGTACAAAG GTACTCGTTGAATGTGAAGGTGACTCGATAGATTTGAGTGGAGACATGGGGGCTGTTGGACGCGTGGTTGTTTCAGACACAACCGGGGACATGTACATGGATTTAAAAG GAACCATATATAAATCAACAATCATTCCATCCAGAACATTTTGTGTA GTTAACGTAGGTCAGACAGAGGCAAAG ATTGAAGCTATTATGAATGACTTCATACAGCTGACACCACAATCTAATGTGTATGAGGCAGAAACAATGGTGGAAG GCACCCTGGAGGGATTTTCATTCGAATCAGAtgatgaaaataacaaaaacacgAAGAATGCTTCAAAGCCCGCTGATCAAAGTGGAGGAGCAGAGGAAGAAACCAACACAAAAGCCAAAACCAAAGCCAAAGCAAAAGGCGAAACT GTTTTAggaaaaaagagaggaagacCATCTAAAGAGAAGCAGACACCAGcaaaaaaggctaaaacttCTGCTCCTAAGAAGCCTAAAACCAAGAAATGA
- the LOC104736489 gene encoding DNA-binding protein BIN4-like isoform X4 → MSSSPREGSPDWLRSYEAPKITSSLSLSSSLSKSSPDDSPFRESEVLSSLAVPDDCDDILILEKESVESSSSRKKSKTKVVTKQVSIEQVFSRKKKADDSLNLEGKQNGNKVEGENFPSKHKDAQGQNDSVLLLSSDSEPSSSSPIKQEVTVPTEKDEDFVYEAKEGEPVLKKAPKEKSPKTKPKSSRKTSKIENSSEGILKSEDKDTDTDAIIAEEVTTDKNIKPSGSSSRLPLVLSEKVNRTKVLVECEGDSIDLSGDMGAVGRVVVSDTTGDMYMDLKGTIYKSTIIPSRTFCVVNVGQTEAKIEAIMNDFIQLTPQSNVYEAETMVEGTLEGFSFESDDENNKNTKNASKPADQSGGAEEETNTKAKTKAKAKGETVLGKKRGRPSKEKQTPAKKAKTSAPKKPKTKK, encoded by the exons ATGAGCAGCAGCCCCAGAGAGGGATCTCCCGATTGGCTTCGCTCTTACGAG GCACCTAAAATTACATCATCGTTgtcactatcatcatcattgtctAAATCATCTCCAGATGATAGTCCTTTTAGGGAATCTGAAGTCCTTTCGTCTCTTGCTGTGCCTGATGACTGTGATGACATTTTGATTCTTGAGAAAGAATCTGTGGAGTCTTCTTCGTCTAGGAAGAAATCCAAAACGAAGGTTGTGACGAAGCAAGTGAGTATCGAGCAAGTGTTTTCtaggaagaagaaagcagatGATAGTCTCAACCTTGAAG GGAAGCAGAATGGAAACAAAGTTGAAGGTGAAAATTTCCCTAGCAAGCATAAGGATGCTCAA GGACAAAATGATTCTGTGTTGCTTCTCTCATCTGATTCTGAACCATCCTCCAGTAGTCCGATAAAGCAGGAAGTAACGGTGCCAACTGAAAAGGATGAGGATTTTGTTTATGAAGCTAAAGAGGGAGAACCTGTACTTAAGAAAGCTCCAAAGGaaaaatctccaaaaacaaAGCCTAAAAGTAGTCGCAAAACATCCAAGATTGAAAATAGTTCAGAAGGAATTTTGAAAAGTGAAG ATAAAGATACAGATACAGATGCCATAATAGCCGAGGAAGTAACAACGGATAAGAATATCAAGCCTTCT GGTTCAAGTTCAAGATTACCTTTGGTACTTTCTGAGAAGGTGAATCGTACAAAG GTACTCGTTGAATGTGAAGGTGACTCGATAGATTTGAGTGGAGACATGGGGGCTGTTGGACGCGTGGTTGTTTCAGACACAACCGGGGACATGTACATGGATTTAAAAG GAACCATATATAAATCAACAATCATTCCATCCAGAACATTTTGTGTA GTTAACGTAGGTCAGACAGAGGCAAAG ATTGAAGCTATTATGAATGACTTCATACAGCTGACACCACAATCTAATGTGTATGAGGCAGAAACAATGGTGGAAG GCACCCTGGAGGGATTTTCATTCGAATCAGAtgatgaaaataacaaaaacacgAAGAATGCTTCAAAGCCCGCTGATCAAAGTGGAGGAGCAGAGGAAGAAACCAACACAAAAGCCAAAACCAAAGCCAAAGCAAAAGGCGAAACT GTTTTAggaaaaaagagaggaagacCATCTAAAGAGAAGCAGACACCAGcaaaaaaggctaaaacttCTGCTCCTAAGAAGCCTAAAACCAAGAAATGA
- the LOC104736489 gene encoding DNA-binding protein BIN4-like isoform X5: MSSSPREGSPDWLRSYEAPKITSSLSLSSSLSKSSPDDSPFRESEVLSSLAVPDDCDDILILEKESVESSSSRKKSKTKVVTKQVSIEQVFSRKKKADDSLNLEGKQNGNKVEGENFPSKHKDAQQGQNDSVLLLSSDSEPSSSSPIKQEVTVPTEKDEDFVYEAKEGEPVLKKAPKEKSPKTKPKSSRKTSKIENSSEGILKSEDTDAIIAEEVTTDKNIKPSGSSSRLPLVLSEKVNRTKVLVECEGDSIDLSGDMGAVGRVVVSDTTGDMYMDLKGTIYKSTIIPSRTFCVVNVGQTEAKIEAIMNDFIQLTPQSNVYEAETMVEGTLEGFSFESDDENNKNTKNASKPADQSGGAEEETNTKAKTKAKAKGETVLGKKRGRPSKEKQTPAKKAKTSAPKKPKTKK, encoded by the exons ATGAGCAGCAGCCCCAGAGAGGGATCTCCCGATTGGCTTCGCTCTTACGAG GCACCTAAAATTACATCATCGTTgtcactatcatcatcattgtctAAATCATCTCCAGATGATAGTCCTTTTAGGGAATCTGAAGTCCTTTCGTCTCTTGCTGTGCCTGATGACTGTGATGACATTTTGATTCTTGAGAAAGAATCTGTGGAGTCTTCTTCGTCTAGGAAGAAATCCAAAACGAAGGTTGTGACGAAGCAAGTGAGTATCGAGCAAGTGTTTTCtaggaagaagaaagcagatGATAGTCTCAACCTTGAAG GGAAGCAGAATGGAAACAAAGTTGAAGGTGAAAATTTCCCTAGCAAGCATAAGGATGCTCAA CAGGGACAAAATGATTCTGTGTTGCTTCTCTCATCTGATTCTGAACCATCCTCCAGTAGTCCGATAAAGCAGGAAGTAACGGTGCCAACTGAAAAGGATGAGGATTTTGTTTATGAAGCTAAAGAGGGAGAACCTGTACTTAAGAAAGCTCCAAAGGaaaaatctccaaaaacaaAGCCTAAAAGTAGTCGCAAAACATCCAAGATTGAAAATAGTTCAGAAGGAATTTTGAAAAGTGAAG ATACAGATGCCATAATAGCCGAGGAAGTAACAACGGATAAGAATATCAAGCCTTCT GGTTCAAGTTCAAGATTACCTTTGGTACTTTCTGAGAAGGTGAATCGTACAAAG GTACTCGTTGAATGTGAAGGTGACTCGATAGATTTGAGTGGAGACATGGGGGCTGTTGGACGCGTGGTTGTTTCAGACACAACCGGGGACATGTACATGGATTTAAAAG GAACCATATATAAATCAACAATCATTCCATCCAGAACATTTTGTGTA GTTAACGTAGGTCAGACAGAGGCAAAG ATTGAAGCTATTATGAATGACTTCATACAGCTGACACCACAATCTAATGTGTATGAGGCAGAAACAATGGTGGAAG GCACCCTGGAGGGATTTTCATTCGAATCAGAtgatgaaaataacaaaaacacgAAGAATGCTTCAAAGCCCGCTGATCAAAGTGGAGGAGCAGAGGAAGAAACCAACACAAAAGCCAAAACCAAAGCCAAAGCAAAAGGCGAAACT GTTTTAggaaaaaagagaggaagacCATCTAAAGAGAAGCAGACACCAGcaaaaaaggctaaaacttCTGCTCCTAAGAAGCCTAAAACCAAGAAATGA
- the LOC104736487 gene encoding uncharacterized protein LOC104736487: MGKDGGDKKRETMAVMSLMKDQQNPIQQFQVKFKEVETGVKSWLSKQKLPVEAAVVTAMGGVQGAFIGGLMGTLSPEMPQAGGVDPQAMASLKQTQALVGGPLVQARNFAAITGVNAGIACVMKRIRGKEDLESAVAAAFGSGVAYSLVSSGLQGQPMNAITTAAGFALFQGVFFKLGERFTKPSVEDPYYNQGRSMLLKLGLEKYEKNFKKGLLADPTLPLLTDSALKEVSIPPGPRLLILDHIQRDPELKGKRGRG, encoded by the exons atggggaaAGACGGAGGAGACAAGAAACGAGAAACAATGGCGGTGATGAGCTTAATGAAGGATCAACAGAATCCAATTCAACAGTTCCAAGTCAAATTCAAGGAGGTTGAGACTGGTGTCAAGTCATGGTTGTCAAAACAGAAGTTACCTGTGGAAGCTGCCGTAGTCACTGCCATGGGTGGTGTTCAGGGAGCTTTTATCGGTGGTCTTATGGGTACTCTATCTCCTGAAATGCCTCAGGCTGGTGGTGTTGACCCTCAAGCTATGGCTTCGTTAAAGCAAACCCAG GCTCTTGTTGGTGGACCTTTGGTTCAAGCTCGGAACTTTGCTGCTATAACTGGTGTTAATGCTGGTATAGCTTGTGTTATGAAACGGATTCGAGGCAAGGAGGATTTAGAATCTgc TGTGGCCGCAGCATTTGGATCTGGAGTTGCATATTCTCTGGTGAGCTCAGGATTACAAGGACAGCCTATGAATGCTATCACCACTGCGGCCGGTTTCGCTCTTTTTCAAGGAGTATTTTTCAAG TTGGGTGAAAGATTCACTAAACCAAGCGTTGAAGATCCATATTACAATCAAGGCAGATCTATGTTGTTGAAACTGGGTCTAGAGAAGTATGAAAAGAACTTCAAGAAGGGTTTATTAGCAGATCCCACTTTGCCATTGCTCACTGATAG TGCGCTAAAAGAGGTGAGCATCCCGCCTGGACCAAGGCTACTGATACTTGATCACATCCAAAG GGACCCTGAGCTGAAGGGCAAACGGGGTCgtggttga
- the LOC109128435 gene encoding uncharacterized protein LOC109128435, whose product MGKGGNYVKMAVSEVEELRRKNGEMEKEVEEMKKEMLQLWRRTQVAEEAEEHLCSQLAELEAESLDQARDYHSRIILLMNELSRLSSDSDSCSP is encoded by the coding sequence atggggAAAGGAGGAAACTACGTGAAGATGGCGGTTTCGGAGGTGGAGGAGCTACGACGAAAGAACGGGGAGATGGAAAAGGAAgtggaggagatgaagaaagagatgtTACAGCTTTGGAGGCGGACGCAGGTGGCAGAGGAGGCGGAGGAGCATCTTTGCTCTCAGCTGGCTGAGCTTGAAGCAGAATCTTTAGACCAGGCTCGTGATTACCACTCTCGCATCATTTTGCTCATGAACGAgctctctcgtctctcttccGACTCGGACTCCTGCTCACCATAG